A genomic window from Pseudomonas argentinensis includes:
- a CDS encoding alpha/beta hydrolase produces MNHSYPRLGLIQSAIFAGLAALASVPAAFAQEPQRATPNQALPLTQAWDKTFAQSSKVEHRKVTFKNRYGITLAADLYLPRQRTDRPLPALAVSGPFGAVKEQSSGLYAQTMAERGYVTLAFDPSYTGESGGEPRDLASPDINTEDFSAAVDFLGLHKGVDRERIGIIGICGFAGMGLSAAAVDTRIKAVVTTAMYDMSRVMANGLNDSLTRQQRAQTLDRLSRQRWVDAQNGTAMPGPRILPEKLDGEDGEIIEEFFGYYRTPRGFHKNSPNSNGAWTATMPLPFMNLPLLNHIAEISPRPVLIIAGENAHSRYLSEDAFEAAAQPKQLLIVKDANHVDLYDRMDKIPFDTISDFLAKSLR; encoded by the coding sequence ATGAACCACTCGTATCCGCGCCTGGGCCTCATTCAGAGCGCTATTTTCGCCGGGCTTGCCGCCCTTGCCAGCGTGCCGGCAGCGTTCGCCCAGGAACCCCAGCGTGCCACGCCGAACCAGGCCCTGCCGCTCACCCAGGCGTGGGACAAGACCTTCGCGCAAAGCAGCAAGGTCGAGCACCGCAAGGTGACGTTCAAGAATCGCTACGGCATCACCCTGGCCGCCGACCTGTATCTGCCCAGGCAACGCACCGATCGACCACTGCCAGCCCTGGCGGTCAGCGGCCCGTTCGGCGCCGTGAAGGAGCAATCGTCCGGCCTGTATGCGCAGACCATGGCCGAGCGCGGCTACGTGACGCTGGCGTTCGATCCGTCCTATACGGGAGAAAGCGGCGGCGAACCCCGCGACCTGGCCTCACCGGACATCAACACCGAGGATTTCAGTGCTGCCGTGGATTTTCTCGGCCTGCACAAAGGCGTCGATCGCGAACGCATCGGCATCATCGGTATCTGCGGCTTTGCCGGCATGGGCCTGAGCGCCGCAGCGGTGGACACACGCATCAAGGCGGTGGTCACCACGGCCATGTATGACATGTCACGCGTCATGGCCAATGGCCTGAACGACAGCCTGACCCGGCAGCAACGGGCGCAGACGCTGGACCGGCTGAGCCGGCAGCGCTGGGTCGACGCGCAGAACGGGACGGCGATGCCGGGGCCGCGCATCCTGCCGGAGAAACTCGACGGCGAGGATGGCGAAATCATCGAAGAATTCTTCGGCTACTACCGCACCCCGCGCGGCTTCCACAAGAACTCGCCGAACTCGAACGGAGCCTGGACCGCCACCATGCCCCTGCCGTTCATGAACCTGCCACTGCTGAACCACATCGCCGAGATTTCGCCCCGCCCGGTGCTGATCATCGCCGGTGAAAACGCCCATTCGCGCTACCTCAGCGAAGACGCCTTCGAGGCCGCCGCGCAACCGAAACAGCTGCTGATCGTCAAGGACGCCAACCATGTAGACCTCTATGACCGCATGGACAAGATCCCCTTCGACACCATCAGCGATTTCCTCGCCAAGAGCCTCAGGTAA
- a CDS encoding MFS transporter yields MTHTHSSPAALPQSWGAVLALSLAAFALVASEFMPVSLLTPIAADLHISEGQAGQGISVSGLFALLTSLVIASIAARIDRKRLLLSLTALMIVSGTVVALAPSYPIFMVGRGLIGIAIGGFWSLSAATAMGLVPADRVPRALAVVNGGNALATVIAAPLGAFLGSLIGWRGAFFCIVPVAALATVWLMLSLPSIRTPRRDAGSSVLNLMKRTPVALGMAAVSLFFMGQFMLFTYLRPFLESVTGVTISTLSLILLVLGVAGLVGTLVIEAFLKNGLYRTLVAIPLSMAAIAVALRVFGGSTSATTLLLGCWGLAATAAPVGWWTWLANTLPDDAEAGGGLMVAIIQLAIALGAALGGLAFDLSGYRATFQLSAAILAMAGVVAYLAGRAASGARRNGLMPRLT; encoded by the coding sequence ATGACCCACACCCATTCTTCCCCGGCAGCGCTTCCCCAATCCTGGGGCGCCGTACTTGCCCTGTCGCTCGCCGCCTTCGCACTGGTGGCCTCGGAGTTCATGCCCGTCAGCCTGCTGACGCCCATCGCGGCCGACTTGCACATTTCTGAAGGCCAGGCGGGCCAGGGCATCTCGGTATCCGGGCTGTTCGCCCTGCTTACCAGCCTGGTCATCGCCTCGATCGCTGCTCGGATCGACCGCAAGCGGCTGCTCTTGTCCCTGACAGCGCTGATGATCGTTTCGGGCACCGTGGTGGCCCTGGCCCCGAGCTATCCGATTTTCATGGTTGGCCGCGGGCTGATCGGTATCGCGATCGGTGGCTTCTGGTCGCTCTCGGCCGCCACCGCCATGGGTCTGGTACCGGCCGATCGAGTGCCACGGGCGCTGGCAGTCGTCAACGGCGGCAATGCCCTGGCCACGGTAATCGCCGCGCCTCTGGGCGCCTTTCTGGGTTCGCTGATCGGATGGCGGGGCGCCTTCTTCTGCATCGTGCCGGTCGCCGCGCTTGCCACGGTCTGGCTGATGCTGAGCCTGCCCTCGATCAGAACGCCGCGCCGTGATGCGGGCAGCAGCGTCCTGAACCTGATGAAACGTACGCCCGTGGCGCTCGGCATGGCCGCGGTAAGCCTGTTCTTCATGGGCCAGTTCATGCTGTTCACGTACTTGCGCCCGTTTCTGGAGTCCGTCACCGGAGTGACCATCAGCACCCTTTCACTGATTCTGCTGGTGTTGGGCGTGGCCGGTCTCGTGGGCACCTTGGTGATCGAAGCGTTCCTGAAAAACGGGCTGTATCGCACACTGGTGGCGATCCCGCTGTCGATGGCGGCGATCGCCGTGGCGTTGCGGGTGTTTGGCGGTTCAACATCGGCCACCACCCTACTCCTGGGTTGCTGGGGGCTGGCCGCCACGGCAGCCCCGGTCGGCTGGTGGACCTGGCTGGCGAACACCCTGCCGGACGATGCCGAAGCAGGCGGCGGCCTGATGGTGGCGATCATTCAACTGGCCATCGCCCTAGGCGCCGCCCTGGGTGGCCTGGCATTCGACCTCAGCGGTTATCGGGCGACCTTCCAGCTCAGCGCCGCGATCCTGGCGATGGCAGGTGTCGTCGCGTATCTGGCGGGGCGCGCCGCATCAGGGGCACGGCGCAACGGCCTGATGCCACGCCTGACATAG